In Pyrus communis chromosome 1, drPyrComm1.1, whole genome shotgun sequence, the following are encoded in one genomic region:
- the LOC137737337 gene encoding synaptotagmin-2-like: protein MGILSAILGFVGFGVGTSIGLVIGYYLFIYFQPTDVKDPAIRPLVEQDSKTLQRLLPEIPMWVKNPDYDRVDWLNKFIELMWPYLDKAICKTARTIAKPIIAEQIPKYKIDSVEFEALSLGTLPPTFQGIKVYVTGEKELIMELQLKWAGNPNILVAAKAFGLKATVQVVDLQVFACPRITLKPLVSAFPCFSKIFVSLMEKPHVDFGLKLLGADAMAIPGLYRFVQELIKEQVANMYLWPKALEVQIMDPTMAMRKPVGILHIKVIKAMKLKKKDLLGGADPYVKIKLTEDKLPSKKTTVKHGTLNPEWNEEFNFVIRDPETQALELMVYDWEKIGKHDKMGINVIPLKELTPEEPKVMTLDVLKNMDLNDTQNEKSRGQLVVELIYKPFTQDEMPKDDEDPNAIEKAPEGTPATGGVLVITVHEAEDVEGKHHTNPQVRILFRGEEKRTKLVKKNRDPRWDEEFQFILEEPPKNDRLHVEVVSHSTRMGLLHPKETLGYVDINLADVVSNRRINEKYHLIDSKNGRLQLELQWRTSS, encoded by the exons ATGGGTATTCTGAGTGcgattttgggttttgtgggtTTTGGAGTTGGAACTTCAATTGGGCTTGTGATCGGGTATTACCTCTTCATCTACTTCCAGCCAACTGATGTCAAG GATCCTGCAATTCGTCCATTGGTGGAGCAAGATTCGAAAACTCTGCAGAGGCTGCTTCCGGAGATACCCATGTGGGTGAAAAATCCAGACTATGATCGT GTTGACTGGCTTAACAAATTTATCGAGCTCATGTGGCCTTACCTCGACAAG GCAATTTGCAAAACTGCGAGGACCATAGCAAAACCCATTATTGCTGAGCAAATTCCGAAATACAAAATTGACTCCGTCGAGTTTGAAGCTCTTTCCTTGGGCACCCTACCGCCAACTTTTCAAG GAATTAAAGTGTATGTTACCGGTGAGAAGGAATTGATAATGGAGCTACAACTGAAGTGGGCAGGCAATCCTAACATCCTTGTTGCGGCTAAAGCATTTGGTTTGAAAGCCACGGTTCAG GTGGTTGATTTGCAAGTGTTTGCTTGTCCACGTATCACCCTGAAGCCTTTGGTTTCAGCCTTTCCTTGTTTTTCAAAAATCTTTGTCTCTCTTATGGAGAAG CCACATGTTGACTTTGGATTAAAACTGCTTGGAGCAGATGCTATGGCTATTCCTGGCCTGTATAGGTTTGTCCAG GAGCTTATCAAAGAACAAGTGGCAAACATGTACCTATGGCCCAAAGCCCTAGAAGTACAAATCATGGATCCCACAAT GGCCATGAGGAAGCCTGTTGGGATTTTGCATATAAAAGTTATTAAAGCAATGAAGCTTAAAAAGAAAGATTTATTAGGAGGAGCAGATCCATATGTGAAAATCAAGCTCACTGAGGACAAGCTTCCTTCAAAGAAAACAACTGTGAAACATGGCACTTTGAACCCTGAATGGAATGAAGAGTTTAATTTCGTTATCAGAGACCCGGAGACTCAAGCATTAGAACTTATGGTTTATGATTGGGAAAAG ATTGGCAAACATGACAAGATGGGTATAAATGTCATTCCACTGAAAGAACTTACGCCTGAAGAGCCTAAAGTTATGACTCTTGACGTGCTGAAGAACATGGACCTGAATGATACTCAAAATGAGAAATCAcgtgggcagcttgttgtggaaTTGATCTATAAACCCTTTACGCAGGATGAGATGCCTAAAGATGATGAAGATCCAAATGCTATAGAAAAGGCTCCTGAAGGAACACCTGCAACTGGTGGTGTGCTTGTAATTACCGTCCACGAAGCTGAAGATGTGGAAGGAAAGCACCACACTAACCCACAAGTGCGCATACTTTTCAGAGGGGAAGAGAAAAGAACCAAG CTTGTCAAGAAAAATCGGGATCCAAGATGGGATGAGGAGTTTCAGTTTATTTTAGAAGAGCCACCGAAAAATGATAGGCTTCATGTTGAAGTGGTCAGCCACTCCACAAGGATGGGGCTGTTGCATCCCAAG GAAACTCTTGGATACGTGGATATAAACTTGGCGGATGTTGTTAGCAACAGaagaatcaatgaaaaatacCATTTGATAGACTCGAAGAATGGACGCCTTCAACTCGAGCTGCAATGGAGAACATCTTCTTGA
- the LOC137712561 gene encoding receptor protein kinase CLAVATA1-like encodes MVTSSLRRILPLCFVVLLLRSAPCHGHRDLDALLKLKAAMVGPKGSGLEDWNSSSSHCFFSGVLCDRDSRVVSLNVSNIPLFGTIPAAIGLLDKLVNLKITDDNLTGRLPAEMANLTALKHLNISNNVFSGSFPGEIMLGMTDLEVLDAYNNNFNGTLPVELASLKNIKHLHLGGNYITGEIPEDYSEIQSLEYLGLNGNLLTGKLPASLSRLKNLREMYVGYYNSYDGGIPPELGSLSSLQVLDMSSCNLVGPIPTTLSLLKHLYSLFLQVNRLSGSIPPQLSALNRLMSLDLSINELTGEIPESFSELKNLTLVNLYKNNLYGQIPKFVGDLPYLEVLQIWENNFTFELPENLGRNGRLKDLDVTGNHLTGLIPRDLCKGGHLKTAILMDNHFFGSIPEELGLCNSLVKIRMMKNTLTGTIPAGIFSLPNLIMIELNDNFLSGELPEQISGGNIGILTLSGNHISGKIPPAIGNLKSLQTLSLEMNRFSGAIPTEIFYLKLLSKINISANNLSSDISDSISRCSSLTSVDLSRNNLVGEIPRGIAKLKVLSILNFSRNQLTGEIPAEIRYMTSLTTLDLSNNNFVGRLPSGGQFLVFNDTSFAGNPHLCSPRRVQCPSFHGRKPFATYKMAFIVIGLCTILLFLFITAYRMSKSKIQKSLVWRLTAFQRLDFRAEDVLECLKEENIIGKGGAGIVYRGSMPDGVDVAIKRLVGRGTGRNDHGFSAEIKTLGRIRHRNIVRLLGYVSNKDTNLLLYEYMPNGSLGELLHGPKGGHLQWERRYRIAVEAAKGLCYLHHDCSPLIIHRDVKSNNILLDSDLEAHVADFGLAKFLQDAGASECMSSVAGSYGYIAPEYAYTLKVDEKSDVYSFGVVLLELVAGRKPVGEFGDGVDIVRWVRKTTSELSQPSDAASVLAVVDYRLSGYPLAGVVHLFKIAMMCVEDESSARPTMREVVHMLTNPPPAPPTPSLLNL; translated from the exons ATGGTCACCTCCAGTCTCCGCCGGATTCTCCCCCTCTGTTTCGTCGTTTTACTGCTTCGCTCCGCCCCCTGCCACGGACACCGCGACCTCGATGCGCTGTTGAAGCTCAAGGCCGCAATGGTCGGCCCCAAAGGTTCCGGGCTCGAGGACTGGAACTCTTCGTCCTCGCACTGCTTCTTTTCTGGTGTTTTATGCGACCGCGACTCCAGAGTCGTTTCTCTCAATGTCTCGAACATTCCCCTGTTCGGCACGATTCCGGCGGCGATTGGGCTGCTGGACAAGCTCGTCAACCTCAAAATTACCGACGACAACTTGACCGGGAGGCTTCCGGCCGAGATGGCCAACCTCACCGCTCTCAAGCATCTGAACATCTCCAACAACGTGTTCAGCGGCAGCTTCCCCGGCGAAATCATGCTGGGGATGACGGACCTTGAAGTCCTCGATGCCTACAACAACAACTTCAATGGGACACTTCCCGTTGAGCTCGCCAGTCTCAAAAACATCAAGCACCTCCATCTTGGCGGCAACTACATCACCGGCGAAATTCCCGAGGATTACTCGGAGATACAGAGCTTGGAGTATTTGGGACTGAACGGTAATTTGCTCACCGGAAAGTTACCGGCGAGCTTGAGTAGGTTGAAGAATCTCAGGGAAATGTACGTAGGGTACTATAACAGTTACGATGGCGGAATTCCGCCGGAGCTGGGGTCGCTGAGCTCGCTGCAAGTCCTCGACATGAGCAGCTGCAACCTCGTGGGCCCCATCCCCACCACTCTCAGCCTTTTGAAACACTTGTACTCTCTTTTTTTGCAGGTGAACCGCCTCAGCGGCAGCATTCCGCCGCAGCTCTCGGCGTTGAACAGGCTCATGTCGCTGGATCTCTCCATCAACGAACTCACCGGAGAGATACCTGAGAGCTTCTCGGAGCTCAAGAACCTAACGCTGGTCAATCTGTACAAGAACAATCTCTACGGTCAGATTCCAAAGTTCGTCGGCGATTTACCTTATCTCGAGGTGCTTCAAATTTGGGAGAACAACTTCACATTCGAGCTGCCGGAGAATCTCGGCCGGAATGGCAGGCTGAAGGACCTCGACGTCACTGGAAACCACCTCACCGGGCTGATTCCGCGGGATTTGTGCAAAGGAGGTCATTTGAAAACGGCAATTCTGATGGACAATCACTTTTTCGGGTCGATTCCCGAGGAACTCGGGCTGTGCAATTCGCTGGTGAAAATCCGAATGATGAAGAACACACTCACCGGGACGATTCCAGCTGGGATTTTCAGTTTGCCCAATTTGATCATGATCGAGCTAAACGACAATTTCTTGTCTGGCGAATTACCAGAGCAAATTTCTGGGGGCAATATTGGAATCCTCACACTTTCCGGAAATCACATTTCCGGGAAAATTCCACCGGCGATTGGTAATCTCAAGAGTCTGCAAACTCTTTCCCTGGAGATGAACAGATTTTCCGGCGCGATTCCGacggaaattttttatttaaagttgCTATCAAAGATCAACATCAGCGCCAACAACCTTAGCAGCGACATTTCAGATTCCATTTCCCGCTGCTCCTCCCTGACGTCCGTTGATCTCAGTCGAAACAATTTGGTAGGCGAAATCCCGAGAGGAATTGCGAAGCTGAAAGTCCTGAGCATTCTCAATTTCTCCAGAAACCAACTCACCGGAGAAATTCCCGCCGAAATCAGATACATGACGAGCCTCACGACTCTCGACCTCTCCAACAACAATTTCGTCGGCAGGCTCCCATCCGGCGGTCAGTTTCTGGTCTTCAACGACACGTCGTTTGCGGGTAACCCCCATCTTTGCTCCCCGCGCCGCGTCCAGTGCCCGTCGTTCCATGGCCGCAAACCGTTCGCTACCTACAAGATGGCTTTTATCGTCATCGGACTCTGTACGATTCTGTTATTCTTGTTCATAACGGCTTACCGGATGAGCAAGAGTAAAATCCAGAAATCTTTGGTGTGGCGTCTCACCGCCTTCCAGCGCCTGGATTTCAGAGCAGAGGACGTCCTCGAGTGCCTAAAAGAAGAGAACATCATAGGCAAAGGCGGCGCCGGGATCGTCTACCGCGGGTCAATGCCGGACGGCGTTGACGTGGCGATCAAACGGTTAGTCGGGCGAGGAACCGGGCGAAACGACCACGGTTTCTCGGCCGAGATAAAGACTCTGGGAAGAATCCGGCACCGGAATATCGTGAGGCTGTTGGGGTACGTGTCGAACAAGGACACGAATCTGCTGCTGTACGAGTACATGCCAAATGGGAGCTTGGGGGAGCTGCTGCATGGGCCGAAAGGGGGGCATTTGCAGTGGGAGAGGAGGTACAGGATCGCCGTCGAGGCCGCCAAGGGGCTGTGTTATCTCCACCACGACTGTTCGCCGCTGATTATACACAGGGACGTAAAGTCCAATAATATTTTGCTGGACTCGGATTTGGAGGCCCACGTTGCGGATTTTGGGCTCGCTAAGTTTTTGCAGGATGCTGGGGCGTCCGAGTGCATGTCTTCCGTTGCTGGGTCCTATGGTTACATTGCTCCAG AGTACGCCTACACATTGAAAGTGGACGAGAAAAGTGATGTGTACAGCTTCGGCGTGGTGCTGCTGGAGTTAGTAGCAGGGAGGAAGCCGGTGGGAGAATTTGGAGACGGGGTGGACATAGTAAGATGGGTGAGGAAGACAACATCGGAGCTGTCTCAGCCGTCTGATGCAGCGTCGGTGCTGGCGGTGGTGGACTACAGGCTCTCCGGGTACCCACTGGCAGGCGTGGTACACCTGTTCAAGATTGCCATGATGTGCGTAGAGGATGAGAGCTCCGCCAGGCCAACGATGAGGGAAGTGGTGCACATGCTCACCAATCCTCCACCCGCGCCTCCAACTCCGAGCCTGCTCAACCTTTGA